In Mustela lutreola isolate mMusLut2 chromosome 1, mMusLut2.pri, whole genome shotgun sequence, one genomic interval encodes:
- the LOC131820844 gene encoding olfactory receptor 51D1, translating to MQKPQCLVPVIATPNGTLVHPAYFLLVGIPGLGPNIHFWLAFPLCFMYALATLGNLAIVLIIRVERRLHEPMYLFLAMLSTIDLVLSSVTMPKMASLFLTGIQEIGFNICLAQMFLIHALSAMESAVLLAMAFDRFVAICHPLRHASVLTGPTVAKIGLAALTRGFVFFFPLPFLLKRLSYCQTRTVTHSFCLHQDIMKLSCTDTIVNVVYGLFIILSVMGVDSLFIGLSYILILKTVLELSSRGAALKAFNTCVSHLCAVLVFYVPLIGLSVVHRLGGPTSLLHVIMANMYLLLPPVVNPVVYGAKTKEIRSRILHMFSQGGR from the coding sequence ATGCAGAAGCCTCAGTGCTTGGTTCCTGTCATAGCCACTCCAAATGGAACTCTGGTACACCCAGCATATTTCCTACTGGTGGGCATCCCTGGCTTGGGGCCTAACATACACTTTTGGCTGGCTTTTCCACTGTGTTTTATGTATGCTTTGGCCACCCTGGGCAACCTGGCCATTGTCCTCATCATCCGTGTGGAAAGGCGCCTGCATGAGCCCATGTACCTTTTCCTGGCTATGCTTTCCACCATTGACCTAGTCCTGTCTTCTGTCACCATGCCTAAGATGGCCAGCCTCTTCTTAACAGGCATCCAGGAAATAGGATTCAATATTTGTCTGGCCCAGATGTTCCTCATCCATGCTCTGTCAGCCATGGAGTCAGCTGTCCTGCTGGCCATGGCTTTTGACCGTTTTGTGGCCATCTGCCATCCACTGCGGCATGCTTCTGTGCTTACGGGGCCTACTGTGGCTAAGATTGGACTAGCTGCTCTGACCAGaggatttgttttcttcttcccacttcccttcctcctgAAGCGGTTGTCATACTGCCAAACACGTACCGTCACACACTCCTTCTGTTTGCACCAAGATATCATGAAATTGTCCTGTACTGACACCATAGTCAATGTAGTGTATGGACTCTTCATTATTCTCTCAGTGATGGGTGTGGACTCCCTCTTCATTGGTCTCTCCTACATTCTCATCCTGAAGACTGTGTTGGAGCTGTCTTCTCGGGGGGCAGCACTCAAGGCTTTCAACACCTGTGTCTCCCATCTCTGTGCTGTACTGGTCTTCTACGTGCCCCTCATTGGGCTATCAGTGGTACACAGGTTGGGGGGCCCTACTTCCCTGCTCCACGTGATTATGGCTAATATGTATCTACTACTACCACCTGTGGTCAACCCTGTTGTTTATGGAGCCAAGACCAAGGAGATCCGTTCACGGATTCTCCATATGTTCTCACAGGGTGGTAGGTGA